A window of the Cystobacter fuscus genome harbors these coding sequences:
- a CDS encoding imm11 family protein, with the protein MTARMRYFDLYDDVYIPGRWHLRMPLDDEEGLEELFDVGRFKEGRLLDIQKPIRISMKPAGLPLEFSHALGVPIVHRRVVSLFERLGLQKEVQFIPVEVEGQTEPWFILNALRVIKCIDDARCAEVLHWLPEDNRPDKEPGEYRNVSGLKVDPEKLGEIHVFRPWGWKVILIVSEHVKRALEEEGITGTKFIEV; encoded by the coding sequence ATGACAGCTCGGATGAGATACTTCGACCTCTACGATGACGTGTACATCCCAGGGCGATGGCATTTGAGAATGCCTCTGGATGACGAAGAGGGTCTGGAAGAACTGTTCGACGTCGGGCGATTCAAGGAGGGGCGACTCTTGGACATCCAGAAGCCTATCCGCATCTCCATGAAGCCCGCGGGCCTTCCTCTCGAGTTCTCTCATGCCCTGGGGGTTCCCATCGTGCACCGCCGGGTGGTCTCCCTTTTCGAGCGTCTGGGTCTCCAGAAGGAAGTGCAGTTCATCCCCGTCGAGGTGGAAGGTCAGACGGAGCCCTGGTTCATCCTCAACGCCTTGCGCGTCATCAAATGCATCGACGACGCCCGGTGTGCGGAGGTTCTCCACTGGCTCCCGGAGGACAATCGCCCGGACAAGGAGCCTGGTGAATACCGCAACGTCTCGGGGCTGAAGGTGGATCCGGAGAAGCTCGGGGAGATCCACGTCTTCCGTCCCTGGGGCTGGAAGGTGATCCTCATCGTCTCCGAGCACGTCAAGCGCGCCCTGGAGGAAGAGGGCATCACCGGCACGAAGTTCATCGAAGTCTGA
- a CDS encoding FMN-binding negative transcriptional regulator gives MYIPRHFHEQDESRLLALMEQYGFATLVTSDPQGVPFATHLPLLVERDAGGRLLLKGHVARANPQWRSFADEREVLAIFQGPHAYVSPSCYSAPSVPTWNYAVVHAYGTPSLVEEPEKVLHVMRQLASKYEAGRDKPWSPAEAEAVVSRLLAGIVAFEISITRLEGKFKLGQNRDARDYDGVMRFVGLGDQHGSQGLVELMKAYEPQG, from the coding sequence ATGTACATCCCGCGCCACTTCCACGAGCAGGACGAGTCGCGACTGCTCGCGCTGATGGAGCAGTACGGCTTCGCGACGCTGGTGACCTCCGACCCCCAGGGCGTGCCCTTCGCCACGCACCTGCCCCTGCTCGTCGAGCGGGATGCCGGGGGACGGCTGTTGCTCAAGGGCCATGTGGCGCGCGCCAATCCGCAGTGGCGGTCCTTCGCGGACGAGCGCGAGGTGCTCGCCATCTTCCAGGGGCCGCACGCCTATGTCTCGCCCTCCTGTTACTCGGCGCCCTCTGTTCCCACCTGGAACTACGCGGTCGTGCACGCGTACGGCACGCCCTCCCTCGTCGAGGAGCCCGAGAAGGTCCTGCACGTCATGCGGCAACTGGCCAGCAAGTACGAAGCGGGCAGGGACAAGCCCTGGAGTCCCGCCGAGGCCGAGGCGGTCGTGAGCCGGCTGCTCGCGGGCATCGTCGCGTTCGAGATCTCCATCACCCGCCTGGAGGGCAAGTTCAAGCTGGGCCAGAACCGCGACGCGCGAGACTACGACGGCGTCATGCGCTTCGTGGGGCTCGGCGATCAGCACGGGAGCCAGGGGCTCGTCGAGTTGATGAAGGCGTACGAGCCCCAGGGGTGA
- a CDS encoding WD40/YVTN/BNR-like repeat-containing protein has protein sequence MKVPSLIRRGMAFALLAPWAAPALAHNGYPDTTSVTLRQGHPEEMLLGATFGAVITHDGGASWHWICPQALGIGGWSPESYLWQADGTLMAATGAALIRSKDGGCTWAPHPFFTPPDKPQAALWPKSLASLPSQPSRLWVSTGRPGQSNALYRSDDGGETFTPTALQSTTEVYPSVKVAPSDPRRLYVSASTPTGPRLYRSDDEGLIWRPFASPFPENLADAKPYDLFVLRVSDHDPDRLWARISAGFWTYVLESRDGGQSFRSIVHPDGQAEDGIDETLMGVEVSEDGNTLWAATPTRLFRVRSGETFATLLSLPTGNACVERTNGVLFVCGASRLHDWALATTPDEGLTYTPLLDLPDMRPSACPVGTPARDVCQPLWPQIAALVEADPLSTPSGDAGTPPVQEPPPAPPRKGCSATEGLLPAAMLLALPLLRRARRS, from the coding sequence ATGAAGGTCCCCTCCCTGATCCGGCGCGGCATGGCGTTCGCCCTCCTCGCGCCCTGGGCCGCGCCCGCCCTGGCGCACAATGGCTACCCCGACACCACCAGTGTCACCCTGCGCCAGGGCCACCCCGAGGAGATGCTCCTGGGCGCCACCTTCGGCGCCGTCATCACCCACGACGGCGGCGCGAGCTGGCACTGGATCTGCCCCCAGGCGCTCGGCATCGGCGGCTGGAGCCCCGAGAGCTACCTCTGGCAGGCCGACGGCACCTTGATGGCCGCTACCGGCGCCGCCCTCATCCGCTCGAAGGATGGGGGCTGTACCTGGGCCCCCCACCCGTTCTTCACCCCTCCGGACAAACCCCAGGCCGCCCTGTGGCCCAAGAGCCTCGCGTCGCTCCCGTCCCAGCCCTCGCGCCTGTGGGTGTCCACGGGCCGCCCCGGTCAGAGCAACGCCCTCTACCGCAGCGATGATGGCGGAGAGACCTTCACCCCCACCGCCCTCCAGAGCACCACCGAGGTCTACCCCAGCGTGAAGGTGGCCCCCTCGGACCCGCGGCGCCTCTACGTCTCCGCCAGCACGCCCACCGGCCCCCGCCTGTACCGCAGCGATGACGAGGGACTCATCTGGCGGCCCTTCGCCTCGCCATTCCCCGAAAACCTCGCGGACGCGAAGCCCTACGATCTGTTCGTCCTGCGCGTGTCCGACCACGACCCGGACCGGCTCTGGGCTCGCATCAGCGCGGGATTCTGGACCTACGTGCTGGAGAGCCGGGATGGAGGCCAGAGCTTCCGCTCCATCGTCCACCCGGACGGCCAGGCCGAGGACGGAATCGACGAGACGCTCATGGGCGTGGAGGTCTCCGAGGATGGCAACACGCTCTGGGCCGCCACCCCCACGCGCCTCTTCCGCGTGCGCTCGGGAGAGACGTTCGCCACGCTGCTGTCGCTGCCCACGGGCAACGCCTGCGTGGAGCGGACGAACGGCGTGCTCTTCGTCTGCGGCGCCTCGCGCCTGCACGACTGGGCCCTGGCCACCACCCCCGACGAGGGCCTCACCTACACGCCCCTGCTCGACCTCCCCGACATGCGGCCCTCGGCGTGTCCCGTGGGCACTCCGGCGCGGGATGTCTGCCAGCCCCTCTGGCCCCAGATCGCCGCCCTCGTCGAGGCCGATCCCCTGTCCACTCCCAGCGGAGACGCCGGCACGCCGCCGGTCCAGGAGCCCCCGCCCGCGCCGCCACGCAAGGGATGCTCCGCCACGGAGGGACTGTTGCCCGCCGCCATGCTGCTCGCCCTTCCCCTGCTGCGCCGCGCCCGGCGGTCCTGA
- a CDS encoding ATP-binding protein: MRNIREEVEVALSRVLEGTTASKLESSTLDFKEQGQQGGQKDFMRDLAGDVVCFANASGGAIIIGVDNKQSGPPAFKGTDLDSDEVRKRVYELSNPHLLVEAEARQFSGARLLVLFVQQSLDVHADTQGRARRRVATDCLPMNPDEVARLREERRDFDWSSQPSGRTLNDVSPTALEVARRSLATLTDEVRRKYARLSDRDLLAALGVVSEQGELLRAGELLFCETPLSPLLQYHYRQTPGGEPRAIERIETPLVLAFEKVLGLVQARLNQTPISLPNGQQIEIADFPQLAIREALANAIVHQDYRLRRPVFIDHSPEVFVVTSPGPLVSGVTPENILTHPPKPRNRALARAARTLGFAEEAGRGVDRMYREMIRSGRDLPRIEASFEQVQVKLVAGAPRTQIARFVAQLPEQERDDTDTLLILFRLCRSKTVTALDMAPMLQKSVDEAEASLRRLTNDEVSILEATRQTARLSHPAYRLRGEVLKKLGSAVDYQRRTMDELDRKIIPHVREYGKVNNRTLQNFFDIDVQRARDILSDMVERQLLVKISEQQRGPSVEYGPGPKFPGKRKPRTQELRLDNQRSPLPSPKKDTKTLPLPFQAGKRGKPRGNS; encoded by the coding sequence ATGCGGAACATTCGAGAAGAGGTGGAGGTGGCTCTCAGCCGGGTATTGGAGGGAACGACCGCATCCAAATTGGAATCCTCCACCCTGGATTTCAAGGAGCAAGGCCAGCAAGGGGGGCAGAAGGATTTCATGCGTGACCTCGCGGGTGATGTCGTCTGCTTCGCGAACGCGAGTGGTGGGGCGATCATCATCGGGGTCGACAACAAGCAATCTGGTCCGCCAGCCTTCAAGGGGACAGACCTGGACTCCGACGAAGTCCGCAAGCGCGTCTACGAGTTGAGCAACCCGCATCTCCTCGTTGAGGCGGAAGCGCGTCAATTCTCAGGTGCTCGCTTGCTCGTCCTTTTCGTACAGCAGAGCCTTGATGTCCATGCCGACACACAAGGGCGAGCCCGACGCCGGGTGGCGACCGACTGCTTGCCCATGAACCCCGACGAGGTGGCTCGCTTACGCGAGGAACGCCGGGATTTTGATTGGTCGAGTCAACCCAGTGGACGCACTCTCAACGACGTCTCCCCGACCGCGCTTGAGGTGGCCCGCCGCAGTCTCGCCACCCTCACGGATGAAGTGCGGCGCAAGTATGCCCGCCTCAGTGACCGCGACCTGTTGGCCGCACTCGGGGTTGTTTCTGAGCAAGGGGAACTTCTGCGCGCTGGGGAGTTGCTCTTCTGCGAAACACCTTTGTCTCCCTTGCTCCAGTACCACTACCGCCAGACGCCGGGTGGAGAGCCTCGTGCCATCGAACGCATCGAGACACCCCTTGTCCTCGCGTTCGAAAAGGTGCTGGGCCTGGTGCAGGCCCGGCTCAATCAGACGCCGATCTCGCTGCCCAACGGTCAGCAGATTGAAATCGCGGACTTTCCCCAGTTGGCCATTCGCGAGGCCCTTGCCAATGCCATCGTCCATCAGGACTATCGGCTGCGGCGCCCTGTCTTCATTGATCATTCCCCTGAAGTCTTCGTGGTCACCTCTCCCGGACCTCTTGTCTCCGGCGTGACTCCTGAAAACATCCTGACCCATCCTCCCAAACCTCGTAACCGAGCCCTCGCACGCGCGGCACGCACCTTGGGTTTCGCCGAGGAAGCTGGACGCGGTGTGGATCGTATGTATCGGGAAATGATTCGCTCCGGTCGTGACCTTCCTCGCATCGAGGCGTCCTTCGAGCAGGTTCAGGTGAAACTGGTGGCAGGGGCTCCCAGAACGCAGATTGCCCGCTTTGTCGCCCAGCTCCCGGAACAGGAACGGGATGACACTGACACCCTGCTGATTCTCTTCCGCCTTTGTCGCAGCAAGACCGTCACGGCGTTGGATATGGCTCCCATGTTGCAGAAATCGGTGGATGAGGCCGAGGCGAGCCTGCGGCGGCTGACGAACGACGAAGTCTCCATCCTGGAGGCCACGCGACAAACGGCACGTCTGAGCCATCCTGCATATCGACTGCGAGGAGAGGTGCTCAAGAAACTTGGCTCAGCCGTGGATTACCAGCGCCGGACAATGGACGAGTTGGATCGAAAGATCATCCCTCATGTGCGCGAATACGGGAAGGTGAACAACCGTACCTTGCAAAACTTCTTTGACATTGATGTGCAGCGCGCGCGTGACATCCTATCGGACATGGTGGAGCGACAGCTCCTGGTGAAGATCTCCGAGCAACAGAGAGGGCCCTCCGTGGAGTATGGCCCTGGGCCCAAGTTTCCCGGCAAGCGGAAGCCACGAACGCAGGAGTTGCGACTCGACAATCAACGTTCCCCTCTTCCCTCGCCAAAGAAAGATACGAAGACGTTGCCTTTGCCATTTCAGGCGGGCAAGCGAGGCAAGCCCCGCGGTAACTCCTGA
- a CDS encoding LVIVD repeat-containing protein, whose amino-acid sequence MHLSRKWGVSVLIAGMVMSGCEEKPVSPSLVQGDGDWTDTGRYAACNVYSVQGRACGDRETFDVSSCDAASLAQVPADGIYTLVYRTDSQVPGIGADAFRVSADGRLDSFHGAPPTERRIGPREFFLTSTRTLSPTVTVRNTLVGCRAEGTWLYGCFASCRNGRYTRFGTFLAERWTRRAGEEEASGLRLTSESFVEQGLPVDVYVTQGHAYVVSIPNGPEKGGLTVFDVSNPAAPVLRSTLSLPTDNYWNGVWAKGNALYVASADSGVIVFDISEPATPRLVRQVPSDQGPLDVHTVFEEGDRLYAMSPSPRPRTLVFDIREPREPVLIGEYAEPPAAGLPPGYPHDALALEGRLYINHWSQGYLIVDVSDPVAPRKLGEFVYPYATSHANAVGRFGERLIAFEGGENWGAHLRVLDVTDPAHPVKVGEYSLGSNVSLHNMVLKGSRLYVAHYQHGVRVLDVSVPESPREVAYSNTFRETDPERGTSFYDGAIGMRVPGDGFVYVIDTSRGLLVFPEP is encoded by the coding sequence ATGCACCTGAGTCGTAAGTGGGGCGTCTCCGTCCTGATCGCCGGGATGGTGATGTCGGGCTGTGAGGAGAAGCCGGTTTCGCCGTCTCTCGTCCAGGGGGACGGCGACTGGACGGACACGGGTCGCTATGCCGCATGCAACGTGTACTCGGTGCAGGGCAGGGCGTGTGGGGACCGGGAGACCTTCGATGTGTCCTCGTGTGACGCGGCGTCGCTGGCCCAGGTGCCGGCGGACGGCATCTACACCCTGGTGTATCGCACCGACTCCCAGGTGCCCGGAATCGGTGCGGACGCCTTCCGGGTCTCGGCGGATGGGCGCCTCGATTCCTTTCACGGCGCGCCCCCGACGGAACGCCGCATCGGCCCGCGCGAGTTCTTCCTGACGAGTACCCGGACCTTGTCCCCGACCGTCACGGTGCGCAACACCCTGGTGGGCTGCCGCGCCGAGGGCACCTGGCTGTATGGCTGTTTCGCCAGTTGCCGCAACGGCAGGTACACCCGTTTTGGCACCTTCCTGGCCGAGCGGTGGACGCGGCGCGCGGGGGAGGAGGAGGCCTCGGGGCTGCGGCTCACGTCCGAGTCCTTCGTGGAGCAGGGCCTACCGGTAGACGTCTACGTCACCCAGGGCCATGCCTATGTGGTGTCCATCCCGAATGGCCCCGAGAAGGGGGGACTCACGGTGTTCGACGTGAGCAACCCGGCGGCCCCGGTACTCCGGAGCACCCTCAGCCTGCCGACGGACAACTATTGGAACGGAGTGTGGGCGAAGGGGAACGCGCTCTACGTGGCGAGCGCCGATTCGGGGGTGATCGTCTTCGACATCTCGGAGCCCGCCACGCCGAGGCTCGTGCGGCAGGTTCCCTCGGATCAGGGGCCGCTCGACGTGCACACCGTGTTCGAGGAGGGAGACCGGTTGTATGCCATGTCGCCGAGCCCCCGGCCCCGGACGCTCGTCTTCGACATCCGTGAGCCCCGGGAGCCGGTGCTGATCGGTGAGTACGCGGAGCCGCCGGCCGCTGGCTTGCCCCCGGGCTATCCCCATGACGCGCTGGCCCTGGAGGGGCGGCTGTACATCAATCACTGGTCCCAGGGTTACCTCATCGTGGACGTGAGCGACCCGGTGGCCCCGAGGAAGCTGGGCGAGTTCGTCTACCCCTACGCCACGAGCCACGCGAACGCGGTGGGCCGGTTCGGCGAGCGGCTCATCGCCTTCGAGGGCGGAGAGAACTGGGGCGCGCACCTGCGGGTGCTGGACGTGACGGACCCGGCGCATCCGGTGAAGGTGGGCGAGTACTCGCTGGGCTCGAACGTGTCCCTCCACAACATGGTGTTGAAGGGCTCGAGGCTCTACGTGGCGCACTATCAGCACGGCGTGCGGGTGCTGGACGTGTCGGTGCCGGAGAGCCCGCGCGAGGTGGCCTACTCCAACACCTTCCGCGAGACGGACCCGGAGCGGGGCACGAGCTTCTACGATGGTGCCATCGGGATGCGGGTGCCGGGCGATGGGTTTGTGTATGTCATCGACACCTCGCGGGGGCTGCTCGTCTTCCCCGAGCCCTGA
- a CDS encoding class I SAM-dependent methyltransferase codes for MISKRSFFRRAACTWGTTLLLGSGACAHRTSSEAPAPAADAAPPHGHGGHHGGMPHRFENAEEWVKRFEEPGREAWQKPDEVVKALGLAADAKVADIGAGTGYFAVRLARAVPEGRVYGVDIEPDMVRYMGERARREGLSNLTPVLASAEDAKLPEPVDLVLIVDSYHHVGERVAWLQRLAEKLRPGGRVVIIDFRVESSMGPPPAHKLSPERVREEFEAAGYSQSQTLSFLPEQYFLVFQYQTH; via the coding sequence ATGATCTCGAAGCGCTCCTTCTTCCGCCGCGCCGCATGCACCTGGGGCACCACGCTGCTCCTGGGCTCCGGAGCCTGTGCGCACCGGACCTCGTCCGAGGCTCCCGCGCCAGCCGCGGACGCCGCGCCGCCGCACGGCCATGGAGGACATCACGGAGGGATGCCCCACCGCTTCGAGAACGCGGAGGAGTGGGTGAAGCGCTTCGAGGAGCCCGGGCGCGAGGCGTGGCAGAAGCCCGACGAGGTGGTGAAGGCGCTCGGCCTCGCCGCGGACGCGAAGGTGGCGGACATCGGCGCGGGGACGGGCTACTTCGCGGTGCGGCTCGCGCGCGCGGTCCCCGAGGGCCGGGTGTACGGCGTCGACATCGAGCCCGACATGGTGCGTTACATGGGCGAGCGCGCCCGGCGCGAGGGATTGAGCAACCTCACGCCCGTGCTGGCCTCGGCCGAGGACGCGAAGCTGCCCGAGCCGGTGGACCTGGTGCTCATCGTTGACTCGTATCATCACGTGGGCGAGCGCGTGGCGTGGCTCCAGCGGTTGGCGGAGAAGCTACGTCCGGGAGGGCGCGTGGTCATCATCGACTTCCGCGTGGAGTCCTCCATGGGGCCTCCGCCCGCGCACAAGCTGTCGCCCGAGCGCGTGCGGGAGGAGTTCGAGGCCGCGGGCTACAGCCAGTCCCAGACGCTCTCATTCCTGCCCGAGCAGTATTTTCTGGTGTTCCAATACCAGACGCACTGA
- a CDS encoding carboxypeptidase-like regulatory domain-containing protein — MNRTALLLLPSLLGLACGEAETTAGSTPASTRLESAALSAVFSGTVVDELGKPIAGARVTVNGIVRVTSTTGTYSVSVTDSGTGYRLDIRKDGYAPVNTLKTAGQIGQKHVLAQGFTKVINPVATTELIDPKSGIRVLVPANSLQTSAGVPATGQVSFSISPHGPDTMPGDFSARNSAGQPVALETVGAVTLAAVDASGNTLSLIPGRILDVRIPVPAAVGGSMPACVLNGTCRAAIWLFDPLTGLWKEQAASAQFSTTGTSLKIVGQRKGELIPGDGLGTWNADIEVTTPACTLIEFVNIPLDCYNPPPGTTPEPGIEVGFEQNTVSGTPKSKTLASGSGTSFIALTNLRASTALKLSVEFPPGAPAYCGANLTLTSTPPASATYPQYWATGGLTQFITGPQTFTGYPKNAAGNNITLADVAAGDHPCGSHLYVETHP, encoded by the coding sequence ATGAATCGCACCGCACTGCTGCTGTTGCCCTCGCTGCTTGGTCTCGCCTGTGGCGAGGCGGAGACCACCGCTGGGTCCACCCCCGCGTCCACCCGGCTCGAGTCCGCCGCGCTCTCGGCGGTCTTCTCGGGCACGGTGGTGGACGAGCTGGGCAAGCCCATCGCCGGCGCACGCGTGACGGTGAATGGAATCGTCCGCGTGACCAGCACCACGGGCACGTACAGTGTCTCGGTGACCGACTCGGGGACCGGCTACCGGCTCGACATCCGCAAGGATGGCTACGCGCCGGTGAACACGCTCAAGACGGCGGGCCAGATCGGGCAGAAGCATGTGCTCGCCCAGGGCTTCACGAAGGTGATCAACCCGGTGGCGACCACCGAGCTCATCGATCCCAAGTCGGGCATCCGGGTGCTGGTGCCCGCCAACAGCCTCCAGACTTCGGCGGGCGTACCCGCCACGGGGCAGGTATCGTTCTCCATCTCGCCGCATGGCCCGGACACGATGCCCGGCGACTTCAGCGCGAGGAACTCCGCCGGTCAGCCGGTGGCGCTCGAGACCGTGGGCGCGGTGACGCTGGCGGCGGTGGACGCCAGTGGCAACACCCTGAGCCTGATTCCCGGCAGGATCCTGGACGTGCGCATCCCCGTCCCCGCGGCCGTGGGGGGAAGCATGCCCGCGTGCGTGCTCAACGGGACGTGCCGGGCCGCCATCTGGCTGTTCGATCCGCTCACGGGCCTGTGGAAGGAGCAGGCGGCGAGCGCCCAGTTCTCCACCACGGGCACCTCGTTGAAGATCGTCGGCCAGCGCAAGGGAGAGCTCATTCCCGGTGACGGCCTGGGCACGTGGAACGCGGACATCGAGGTGACCACCCCCGCGTGCACGCTCATCGAGTTCGTGAACATCCCCCTGGATTGCTACAACCCGCCCCCGGGCACCACGCCCGAGCCCGGCATCGAGGTGGGTTTCGAGCAGAACACCGTGAGCGGGACGCCCAAGTCGAAGACGCTGGCGTCGGGCTCGGGCACGTCGTTCATCGCGCTCACCAACCTGCGCGCCAGCACCGCCCTGAAGCTGTCCGTGGAGTTCCCGCCGGGCGCTCCCGCCTACTGCGGCGCCAACCTCACGCTCACCTCGACGCCGCCGGCGTCCGCCACCTATCCCCAGTACTGGGCCACGGGTGGACTCACGCAGTTCATCACCGGGCCGCAGACCTTCACCGGCTACCCGAAGAACGCCGCGGGCAACAACATCACCCTCGCCGACGTGGCCGCGGGGGACCATCCGTGTGGCTCGCACCTCTACGTCGAGACGCACCCGTAG
- a CDS encoding YecA family protein, with protein MSRQKPGRNEPCPCGSGKKYKVCHAAEDRAREAAAPPPPSRHPLAEDLQAAMEMLRGEDLSRVSSTLEHLGSLLTGWGPVPGLRFDAELFHAHVSRQLEQLTEAVERDPAQARHMLRLSTVRELGTRAFLEKLRAALLARATTSGLSAEDRRALCLGALLASTPKDGRVAAEDRPVLDVLFNVQWREWGAQHGQKLAAGLEAQDTDLPEEAREALRKASKGEMEALVKYVESDPGLAARIAQEARERAMRVETLMRQPNTPSLLAPEEQVWLTAVLWEPLSALKSPDMDAKARSAAVVTFLGAVRKALDVDKDFLANLLERVRTRSKDSTLDDATRAFFTEAAVAFEAEPVRMVLAAILTSRAEPEARSAEEQVVRADLEAKTRWTAEDLEPYRALLASMSLPAATERIHRAQEWLRAHPIEQPPAGA; from the coding sequence GTGAGCCGCCAGAAGCCCGGACGCAACGAGCCCTGCCCTTGCGGCAGCGGCAAGAAGTACAAGGTCTGCCACGCCGCCGAGGACCGGGCGCGCGAGGCGGCGGCCCCTCCCCCGCCATCCCGCCACCCGCTCGCCGAGGACCTGCAGGCGGCCATGGAGATGCTGCGCGGCGAGGACCTGTCGCGCGTCTCCTCCACCCTGGAGCACCTGGGCTCGCTGCTCACCGGCTGGGGGCCCGTGCCCGGCCTGCGCTTCGACGCCGAGCTCTTCCACGCGCACGTGTCCCGGCAGCTCGAGCAGCTCACCGAGGCCGTCGAGCGCGACCCCGCCCAGGCGCGCCACATGCTGCGGCTGAGCACCGTGCGCGAGCTGGGCACACGGGCCTTCCTCGAGAAGCTGCGCGCCGCGCTGCTCGCGCGCGCCACCACCTCGGGCCTGTCCGCCGAGGACCGGCGGGCGCTGTGCCTCGGCGCCCTGCTCGCCTCCACCCCCAAGGACGGCCGTGTCGCCGCCGAGGATCGCCCGGTGCTCGACGTGCTGTTCAACGTGCAGTGGCGCGAGTGGGGCGCCCAGCACGGCCAGAAGCTCGCCGCGGGCCTGGAGGCGCAGGACACGGACCTGCCCGAGGAGGCACGCGAGGCGCTGCGCAAGGCGAGCAAGGGCGAGATGGAGGCCCTGGTGAAGTACGTGGAGTCGGATCCCGGCCTCGCCGCGCGCATCGCCCAGGAGGCGCGCGAGCGCGCCATGCGCGTGGAGACCCTCATGCGCCAGCCGAACACGCCCTCGCTGCTCGCCCCCGAGGAGCAGGTGTGGCTCACCGCCGTCCTCTGGGAGCCGTTGAGCGCGCTCAAGTCCCCGGACATGGACGCGAAGGCCCGGAGCGCCGCGGTGGTCACCTTCCTGGGCGCCGTGCGCAAGGCCCTGGACGTGGACAAGGACTTCCTGGCGAACCTGCTCGAGCGCGTGCGCACCCGGTCCAAGGACTCCACGCTCGACGACGCGACGCGCGCCTTCTTCACCGAGGCCGCCGTGGCCTTCGAGGCCGAGCCGGTGCGCATGGTGCTCGCCGCCATCCTCACCTCGCGCGCCGAGCCCGAGGCCCGCTCGGCCGAGGAGCAGGTGGTGCGCGCGGACCTGGAGGCCAAGACGCGCTGGACGGCCGAGGACCTCGAGCCCTACCGCGCGCTGCTCGCGAGCATGAGCCTGCCCGCCGCCACCGAGCGCATCCACCGCGCCCAGGAGTGGCTGCGCGCCCATCCCATCGAGCAGCCCCCCGCGGGCGCGTGA
- a CDS encoding CBS domain-containing protein — protein sequence MPDIILYPRDTVMRALEVMHRYGAHLLPVVEERHGEVLGHVTLEELRRLGNTLPLARMAEILTARAALATEGIAAPRPVRVAFVAEEQGSCSTWVH from the coding sequence ATGCCTGACATCATCCTCTATCCCCGGGATACGGTGATGCGGGCGCTCGAGGTGATGCACCGCTATGGGGCGCACCTGTTGCCGGTGGTGGAGGAGCGGCACGGCGAGGTGCTCGGGCACGTCACGCTCGAGGAGCTGCGTCGCCTGGGCAACACGCTGCCGCTGGCCCGGATGGCTGAAATTCTGACGGCGCGCGCGGCGCTGGCCACGGAAGGAATTGCAGCGCCGCGTCCGGTGCGCGTGGCGTTCGTCGCGGAAGAACAGGGATCGTGCTCGACTTGGGTCCACTAG
- a CDS encoding nucleotidyltransferase family protein: MKVIAVILAAGEARRISHSKALIEHEGGKSFLQSLSSTFGKAGCSVLAVVGKDAEAVREQHPAIHLVENTRWSDSQFSSVKAGLDAALEEGADVVLLHPVDMPAVRATTLKSLLKALGESTEGLRPEFEGAPGYPLLLSRATAERLRETAGEAQLEGAVRGLQLRRIPVKDPGVIVNINTPETYERLFGSAPKLAPPPKRRGKKADASTTTEEDTSASSLNAASEGLQGT; encoded by the coding sequence ATGAAGGTCATCGCGGTCATTCTCGCAGCGGGTGAAGCCAGGCGGATCAGCCATTCCAAGGCGCTCATCGAGCATGAGGGGGGCAAGAGCTTCCTCCAATCGCTCTCATCGACGTTCGGCAAGGCGGGCTGCTCCGTGCTCGCCGTCGTGGGCAAGGACGCGGAGGCGGTGCGCGAGCAGCACCCGGCCATCCATCTGGTGGAGAACACACGTTGGAGCGACAGCCAGTTCAGCTCGGTGAAGGCCGGCCTGGACGCGGCGTTGGAAGAGGGCGCGGACGTGGTGTTGCTCCACCCGGTGGACATGCCGGCCGTGCGCGCCACCACCCTCAAGTCGTTGCTCAAGGCGCTCGGGGAGTCCACGGAGGGGCTGCGTCCCGAGTTCGAGGGGGCGCCGGGCTATCCGCTGCTCCTGTCGCGCGCGACGGCCGAGCGGCTCCGCGAGACGGCGGGGGAGGCCCAGTTGGAGGGCGCCGTGCGCGGCCTGCAACTGCGCCGCATTCCCGTGAAGGATCCGGGCGTCATCGTCAACATCAACACCCCGGAGACCTACGAGCGGCTGTTCGGCTCGGCGCCCAAGCTCGCGCCGCCGCCCAAGCGCCGCGGCAAGAAGGCGGATGCGTCCACCACCACCGAGGAGGACACGTCCGCCTCGTCCCTGAACGCGGCCTCCGAGGGTCTGCAGGGCACGTGA
- a CDS encoding OmpA/MotB family protein: MELADPLLFAPRGTALTPEGTALLTRVGAKLAVEGHVIQVAAYTDTLPEASPASWELSAARAVTVTRFLAETLKLPPEQLVAMGHVLPPASAWTEQGSGMEPTRRLELRLVPAPRAPGHDRPRG; this comes from the coding sequence GTGGAGTTGGCGGATCCCCTGCTCTTCGCCCCGCGCGGCACGGCGCTGACCCCCGAGGGCACGGCGCTGCTCACCCGGGTGGGTGCGAAGCTGGCGGTGGAGGGTCATGTCATCCAGGTGGCGGCGTACACCGACACCCTGCCCGAAGCATCCCCCGCGAGCTGGGAGCTGTCGGCGGCCCGGGCGGTGACGGTGACACGCTTCCTGGCGGAGACGCTGAAGCTTCCCCCCGAGCAGCTCGTGGCCATGGGCCATGTGCTTCCCCCGGCCTCGGCGTGGACGGAGCAGGGCTCCGGGATGGAGCCCACCCGGCGGCTGGAGCTGCGGCTGGTGCCCGCGCCCCGCGCCCCGGGCCACGACCGACCCAGGGGGTAG